The following coding sequences lie in one Hyalangium ruber genomic window:
- a CDS encoding ATP-dependent Clp protease adaptor ClpS: protein MAQGHDTHATTENAAGPRLTEPTFYKVLLHDDAATPRELAMAILREVFHRSEADALHILRQVQQNGVGVAGRYTYEVAEMKIKTVEDVARDNAFALRLSMEPEEG, encoded by the coding sequence ATGGCGCAAGGGCACGACACGCACGCCACCACCGAGAACGCCGCAGGACCGCGGCTCACGGAGCCCACGTTCTACAAGGTGCTCCTGCACGACGACGCCGCCACCCCTCGGGAGCTCGCCATGGCCATTCTCCGGGAGGTCTTCCACCGGTCCGAGGCGGACGCCTTGCACATCCTGCGACAGGTCCAGCAGAACGGCGTGGGCGTCGCGGGTCGCTACACGTACGAAGTGGCTGAGATGAAAATCAAGACAGTGGAAGACGTGGCGCGGGACAATGCCTTTGCGTTGCGGCTCTCCATGGAACCCGAGGAGGGCTGA
- a CDS encoding ABC transporter ATP-binding protein has product MSEKPSLRQVPLRRLYALARPEAASLLAGALFLVIGSAAALLFPRAIGLLVDAALGGKGTEAIDRMALWMGGVFLAQAAATGLRYYFFHLAGERIIVRVREQLYRSLMDQEVGFFDQTSTGELGSRLISDTASLQSVLSSNISILLRNVVSVVGGAAFLIYTSPPLALLMLSVVPPLALGAIAFGRRLRRLSRQVQDVQAEAHQVADESLSGIRTVRAFAADDHEVRRFSAALGRAFQLARRRVIGSSLFNGTASLAAYTGVGLVFWYGGRLVGSGELSVGGLTSFLVYTLLVAVALGALGDLWAELMGAIGAADRVFELIDRVPALPPRGGRIPERMEGRVEFKDVHFRYPARQEVAVLRGLDLKTAAGEVVALVGPSGAGKSTIASLLYRLYDPTEGRILLDGADLRELEPNWLRGRIGVVAQEPVLFSCSIAENIRYGRPDATDAEVETAARAANAHDFISRFPEGYRTEVGEQGVQLSGGQKQRVAIARAVLKDPRLLILDEATSALDAESEHLVKDALDRLMKGRTTFIIAHRLSTVANADRVLVLEDGHVIQSGTHAALLGQEGLYRRLVERQFVAA; this is encoded by the coding sequence ATGAGCGAAAAACCGTCGCTTCGCCAGGTTCCGCTCCGTCGCCTCTATGCCCTCGCGCGCCCGGAAGCCGCGAGCCTGCTGGCGGGAGCCCTCTTTCTGGTCATTGGAAGCGCCGCGGCGCTCCTGTTTCCTCGGGCCATTGGCCTGCTCGTGGATGCGGCGCTGGGCGGTAAGGGGACGGAGGCCATCGACCGGATGGCGCTGTGGATGGGCGGAGTGTTCCTGGCCCAGGCCGCGGCGACCGGCTTGCGCTACTACTTCTTCCACCTGGCGGGTGAGCGCATCATCGTCCGCGTGCGCGAGCAGCTCTACCGCAGCCTGATGGACCAGGAGGTGGGGTTCTTCGACCAGACCAGCACGGGGGAACTGGGAAGCCGGCTCATCTCGGACACGGCGAGCCTGCAGAGCGTGCTCAGCTCCAACATCTCCATCCTCCTGCGCAACGTCGTCTCGGTGGTGGGCGGAGCGGCCTTCCTGATCTACACCTCGCCTCCGTTGGCGCTGCTCATGCTGTCCGTCGTCCCGCCCCTGGCGCTGGGCGCCATCGCCTTCGGGCGCCGCCTGCGCAGGCTGTCGCGCCAGGTGCAGGACGTTCAGGCGGAAGCCCACCAGGTGGCCGATGAGAGCCTTTCGGGCATCCGGACGGTGCGGGCGTTCGCCGCGGATGACCACGAGGTACGGCGCTTCAGTGCGGCGCTGGGGCGGGCGTTCCAGCTCGCACGGCGCAGGGTCATCGGCTCGAGCCTGTTCAACGGCACCGCCAGCCTCGCCGCCTATACGGGAGTGGGGCTCGTCTTCTGGTACGGAGGGCGGCTGGTGGGCTCGGGCGAGCTGTCGGTGGGCGGGCTCACCTCCTTCCTTGTGTACACGCTGCTGGTGGCCGTGGCGCTCGGTGCGCTGGGCGACCTTTGGGCGGAGCTGATGGGGGCCATCGGGGCCGCCGACCGCGTGTTCGAGCTCATCGACCGTGTTCCGGCGCTGCCTCCGCGGGGTGGACGGATTCCCGAGCGCATGGAGGGCCGGGTGGAGTTCAAGGACGTTCACTTCCGCTATCCCGCGCGCCAGGAGGTGGCCGTGCTGCGGGGCCTGGACCTGAAGACCGCCGCCGGCGAGGTGGTGGCGCTGGTCGGGCCGTCCGGCGCCGGGAAGTCCACCATCGCCTCGCTCCTCTACCGTCTCTATGACCCGACCGAGGGCCGCATCCTGCTGGACGGCGCCGACCTGCGGGAGCTCGAGCCCAACTGGCTTCGCGGGCGGATTGGCGTCGTCGCGCAGGAGCCGGTGCTCTTCTCCTGCTCCATCGCGGAGAACATCCGCTATGGCCGGCCGGATGCCACCGACGCCGAGGTCGAGACAGCGGCCCGCGCCGCCAACGCCCACGACTTCATCTCCCGCTTCCCGGAGGGCTACCGCACCGAGGTGGGAGAGCAGGGCGTCCAACTGTCCGGCGGCCAGAAACAGCGCGTGGCCATTGCCCGAGCCGTGCTGAAGGACCCGCGCCTGCTCATCCTCGACGAGGCCACCAGCGCCCTGGACGCGGAGAGCGAGCACCTGGTGAAGGACGCGCTGGATCGGCTGATGAAGGGCCGCACCACCTTCATCATCGCCCACCGCCTGTCCACCGTGGCCAACGCGGACCGCGTGCTGGTGCTGGAGGACGGCCACGTCATCCAGAGCGGCACCCACGCCGCCCTCCTGGGCCAGGAGGGTCTCTACCGCAGGCTGGTGGAGCGCCAGTTCGTCGCCGCCTGA
- a CDS encoding glycosyltransferase family 9 protein: MTPERPVVFHVNGIGDRVMALPAVRALSTLYPGRLSVIGVEGDGELLYSGLPLRLFHALSFEWVGYRKFDARTLVDAVGGTDLLLSLNTWNEDVPPVLELLPEARTLGFFKGFTDRLRINEARHSCDMYFDFVQRLEPTLKLEDFTQPPSLPEASVAFARDVRASLGGTARVLVVHTETGEEKRWPAERFRRVLREFLARHPEWLALVVDVEEAGLDADGGSDRVFSMPRLMLPAAMALVSTADMFLGVDSCMLHMADICRVPGVGLFGPTTAARYGFRFGPHRHVEAHGPMMGVGEAAVLEALEALAAEPQAATNWRSTSLR; the protein is encoded by the coding sequence ATGACGCCCGAACGGCCCGTTGTCTTTCATGTGAATGGAATTGGGGACCGGGTGATGGCCCTGCCCGCGGTGCGCGCGCTGTCCACGCTGTACCCCGGGCGGCTGTCCGTCATCGGCGTGGAGGGCGATGGGGAGTTGCTGTACTCGGGGCTCCCGTTGCGCCTCTTCCACGCGCTGAGCTTCGAGTGGGTGGGCTACCGGAAGTTCGACGCGCGCACCCTCGTGGATGCCGTGGGCGGGACGGATCTGCTGCTCAGCCTCAACACGTGGAACGAGGACGTGCCGCCTGTCCTGGAGCTCCTGCCGGAGGCGCGCACGCTGGGCTTCTTCAAGGGCTTCACGGACCGCCTGCGCATCAACGAGGCCCGGCATTCCTGCGACATGTACTTCGACTTCGTCCAGCGGCTGGAGCCCACACTGAAGCTGGAGGACTTCACCCAGCCCCCGTCCCTGCCCGAAGCCTCGGTGGCCTTCGCGCGCGATGTTCGCGCCAGTCTGGGCGGCACGGCGCGCGTGCTGGTGGTCCACACGGAGACGGGGGAGGAGAAGCGCTGGCCCGCTGAGCGCTTCCGGCGCGTGCTGCGAGAATTCCTGGCGCGCCACCCGGAGTGGCTCGCCCTGGTGGTGGACGTGGAGGAGGCGGGCCTGGACGCGGACGGAGGCTCGGACCGTGTCTTCTCCATGCCCCGGCTGATGCTCCCGGCGGCCATGGCGCTGGTCTCCACCGCGGACATGTTCCTGGGCGTGGACTCCTGCATGCTGCACATGGCGGACATCTGCCGCGTGCCGGGCGTCGGGCTGTTCGGCCCCACGACCGCCGCCAGGTATGGCTTCCGCTTCGGCCCCCATCGTCACGTGGAGGCCCATGGGCCCATGATGGGCGTGGGCGAGGCCGCCGTGCTGGAGGCCCTGGAGGCGCTGGCCGCCGAGCCTCAGGCGGCGACGAACTGGCGCTCCACCAGCCTGCGGTAG